In the Acanthopagrus latus isolate v.2019 chromosome 23, fAcaLat1.1, whole genome shotgun sequence genome, one interval contains:
- the abca3b gene encoding ATP-binding cassette sub-family A member 3, translated as MAIARQFGLLVWKNYLQQKRQILVTLVEILLPLLFSGILIVLRQKVPFKDYPNATVYESYAVDGLPKRFLQSLQLAYVPGNYSVVRQVAEDVRGSLSLSSVRGFESEEHFEDFVRNDPASGKVLAAVVFEHPFTHDDEPLPIKVSYHLRFSFTPRNAPFKEKSELSPNSDLDWHTLSLFPLFQLPGPREQYDKEGGTPGYFREGFLAVQHAVDRAIMRSYNSTAASTLLGQTRVVLSRFPYPPFIYDVFILAIQNQLPLLLVLSFTYTSLNIVRAVVQEKERKLKEYMRMMGLSNWLHWSAWFLMFFLFLSVSVFFVTLLLCIQVSPNGAVLTYSDPTLVFVFLLVFTVATINFSFMISTFFSRANVAAAAGGFIYFLSYLPYLFLWPRYDLLSHAQKVSACLISNVAMAMGSQLIGMFEGKGTGIQWSNLFDSVTVDDDFSMAQVLGLLLFDSMLYGLVAWYMEAVFPGEYGVPRPSYFFVLPSYWCSSPRMALVNEKEEEEDAEKALKGEFIEEEPAGLVSGIKIKHLAKEFRVSNKTRQAVRDLTLNMFEGQITVLLGHNGAGKTTTLSMLTGLFPPSSGRAYINGYDICQDMALIRRSLGLCPQHDVLFDNLTVREHLLFYAQLKGYSKEKIPDEVDRIIRILNLEDKRQARSKTLSGGMKRKLSIGIALIGDSKVVMLDEPTSGMDPSARRATWDLLQGEKRGRTILLTTHFMDEADLLGDRIAIMAGGELQCCGSPLFLKNKYGAGYHMVIVKDALCNVSEITRLVHMYVPNATMESSAGAELSYILPKESTSRFELLFAELEMNREELGIASYGASVTTMEEVFLRVGKLVDSSLDIQAIQLPALQYQHERRSHDWTTDDASSISGMTDVTDFTDSGTLISEDCSNIKLNTGVRLYLQQFYAMFLKRALYSWRNWKVMVAQFLVPLVFTVVALVVARTLPNHQNAPQLKLDLSRYGPTKVPVALQLEPGPLASVWANTYGSELSAQLGELINITDFTDYILTKAEEEGGSFNERCVVGAAFRGSSRQYAEATAYFNNEGYHTPATALMMVDNALWKRLAGPNASIETSNYPMPRNLSEMARSQLTEGKTGFAIAINLMYGMASLSSTFALLLVTESSIKSKHVQQVSGVYLSNFWFSALLWDLVNFLLPCLLMLVVFQAFGVKAFVDKNHLIDVLLLLLLYGWAVIPLMYLLSFLFSSAATAYTRLTIFNMITGTATFLAVTIMTIPELKLQHLSHLLDKVFLIFPNYCLGMSFSQFYQNYEFISFCPSNPISQAVCKYLNITYQTNYFSMSEPGVGRFLVAFSVQGVVFIILLFVIELQCVRTLRRLLASLGRRRKQLPLIEDAALTPEDRDVADERKRVLECQPVVESMVGSPLILQELSKVYSSGQNLLAVDRLSLAVGKGECFGLLGFNGAGKTTTFKMLTGDECVTSGDAYIDGYSILRDIKKVQQRIGYCPQFDAVLDHMTGRETLSMYARLRGIPERYVSGCVENVLRSLLLEPHADKLVRSYSGGNKRKLSAGIALIGGPPVIFLDEPSTGMDPVARRLLWDAVTRTRESGKAIIITSHSMEECEALCTRLAVMVNGQFKCLGSPQHLKSKFGSGYTLLAKVHIEAELEDSDLQLFKDFIESTFPGSQLKDEHQGMVHYHLTDKTLTWAQVFGTLEAAKEKYRIEDYCVSQISLEQVFLSFAQFQHCTERERK; from the exons AAACGTCAAATCCTGGTGACTCTGGTGGAGATACTCCTGCCTCTGCTCTTCTCCGGCATCCTCATCGTGCTACGTCAGAAGGTGCCTTTTAAGGACTACCCGAATGCCACGGTCTATGAGAGCTATGCTGTTGATGGACTTCCCAAGAGGTTTCTTCAAAGCTTACAGCTGGCTTATGTGCCCGGTAACTACAGTGTGGTGCGTCAGGTGGCAGAGGATGTGCGTGGCAGCCTGTCCCTCTCCTCAG TGCGTGGCTTTGAGTCAGAGGAACACTTTGAGGACTTTGTGAGAAATGACCCTGCATCAGGAAAGGTGCTGGCTGCTGTGGTGTTTGAGCACCCTTTCACCCATGACGATGAACCGCTACCCATAAAG GTGAGCTACCACCTTCGTTTCAGCTTCACCCCACGCAACGCCCCCTTCAAAGAAAAGTCTGAGCTGAGCCCGAACAGTGACCTGGACTGGCACACGCTCAGCCTCTTTCCCCTCTTTCAACTGCCGGGGCCGAGGGAGCAGTATGACAAGGAGGGGGGCACGCCGG gtTATTTCCGGGAGGGATTCCTGGCTGTACAGCACGCAGTGGACCGAGCCATCATGCGCTCTTACAACAGCACTGCTGCTTCCACTCTGCTCGGACAGACAAGAGTGGTCCTGTCACGCTTCCCCTACCCTCCCTTTATATATGACGTCTTCATCCTGGCCATTCAGAACCAACTGCCCTTACTGCTGGTGCTCAGCTTTACCTACACCTCACTCAACATTGTGCGAGCTGTggtgcaggagaaggagaggaaacttaag GAGTACATGAGGATGATGGGTCTCAGCAACTGGCTCCACTGGAGCGCTTGGTTCCTcatgttcttcctcttcctctccgtgTCGGTCTTTTTCGTCACGCTGCTCCTCTGTATTCAG GTGAGCCCTAACGGAGCAGTGCTGACCTACAGTGACCCCACACTGGTCTTTGTGTTCCTGCTCGTCTTCACCGTGGCCACCATCAACTTCAGCTTCATGATCAGTACCTTCTTTTcacgag CCaatgtggcagcagcagcaggcggctTCATCTATTTTTTGAGCTACTTGCCTTATTTGTTCCTGTGGCCACGCTACGACTTACTGAGCCATGCCCAGAAAGTGTCTGCCTGCCTCATCTCCAATGTGGCCATGGCCATGGGATCTCAGCTCATAggaatgtttgaaggcaaaG GAACAGGAATCCAGTGGTCAAACTTATTTGACTCTGTGACGGTGGATGATGACTTCTCCATGGCCCAGGTGTTGGgcttgctgctgtttgactcCATGCTCTATGGATTGGTGGCCTGGTACATGGAGGCGGTTTTTCCCGGGGAGTACGGCGTGCCTCGACCATCTTATTTCTTTGTACTG CCTTCATACTGGTGCAGCAGTCCACGCATGGCTTTGGTGaatgagaaagaggaagaggaggatgcagaAAAGGCTCTGAAAGGGGAGTTTATTGAGGAAGAGCCGGCTGGACTCGTCTCGGGGATCAAGATTAAACACCTAGCTAAG GAATTCAGGGTCAGCAACAAGACACGGCAGGCCGTGCGGGATCTCACGCTGAACATGTTCGAGGGACAGATCACGGTGCTGCTGGGACACAACGGTGCTGGGAAGACCACAACGCTGTCCATGCTAACAG GGCTGTTTCCCCCCTCCAGTGGCAGGGCTTATATCAATGGGTACGACATCTGTCAAGACATGGCTCTGATCCGCCGCAGCCTGGGACTCTGTCCCCAGCATGATGTACTCTTTGATAACCTTACTGTCAGGGAGCACCTGCTCTTCTATGCACAG CTGAAAGGCTACTCCAAAGAGAAGATTCCAGATGAGGTAGACAGGATCATCCGTATCCTGAACCTTGAGGACAAGCGACAGGCTCGCTCCAAGACCCTCTCTGGTGGCATGAAGAGAAAACTCTCCATTGGTATTGCCCTCATCGGAGACTCGAAG GTGGTGATGTTAGATGAACCCACATCAGGTATGGACCCATCGGCTCGACGTGCCACCTGGGACCTTCTGCAAGGGGAGAAGCGCGGTCGCACCATCCTGCTCACCACACACTTTATGGACGAGGCTGACCTGCTTGGTGACCGCATCGCCATCAtggcaggaggagagctgcagtgCTGCGGGTCGCCGCTcttcctgaaaaacaaatatg GTGCTGGCTACCACATGGTGATAGTGAAGGATGCTCTTTGTAATGTGTCCGAGATCACCCGCCTTGTCCACATGTACGTCCCCAATGCCACAATGGAGAGCAGTGCTGGCGCCGAGCTCTCTTACATCCTGCCCAAAGAAAGCACCAGCAG GTTtgagctgctgtttgcagaGCTGGAGATGAACAGGGAGGAGCTGGGCATCGCCAGCTACGGAGCTTCAGTAACCACTATGGAAGAGGTTTTTCTCAG AGTTGGAAAGCTGGTGGATTCCAGTTTGGACATCCAGGCAATCCAGCTGCCAGCCCTGCAGTACCAACATGAGAGACGCTCCCACGACTGGACCACAGATGACGCCAGCAGCATCAGCGGCATGACCGATGTTACCGACTTCACAGACAGCGGCACGCTCATCTCAGAGGACTGCTCCAACATCAAACTGAACACCGGG GTCAGACTCTACCTGCAGCAGTTCTATGCCATGTTTCTGAAGAGGGCGCTGTACAGTTGGAGAAACTGGAAGGTGATGGTGGCTCAGTTCCTGGTCCCTTTGGTCTTCACAGTTGTGGCCTTAGTTGTGGCACGCACCTTACCCAACCACCAGAACGCCCCTCAGCTGAAGCTGGACCTCAGCCGCTACGGTCCTACCAAAGTCCCTGTTGCTCTGCAGCTGGAGCCGGGGCCCCTGGCTTCTGTCTGGGCGAACACATACGGCTCAGAGCTCTCTGCCCAGCTTGGCGagctcatcaacatcacag ATTTTACGGATTACATCCTGAccaaggcagaggaggagggcggcAGCTTTAATGAGCGCTGTGTGGTGGGTGCTGCTTTCCGGGGCAGCAGCCGCCAGTATGCAGAAGCAACAGCCTACTTCAATAACGAGGGCTATCATACACCAGCAACCGCCCTCATGATGGTGGACAATGCTCTGTGGAAACGTCTTGCGGGGCCGAACGCTTCCATCGAGACGAGCAATTACCCCATGCCACGAAACCTGTCTGAGATGGCCCGGAGTCAGCTCACAGA AGGAAAGACAGGCTTTGCCATCGCCATCAACCTGATGTACGGTATGGCCTCCCTGTCCAGCACGTTTGCCCTGCTGCTCGTAACTGAGTCCTCTATCAAGTCCAAGCATGTGCAGCAGGTCAGCGGTGTCTACCTGTCGAACTTCTGGTTTTCTGCCCTTCTGTGGGACCTGGTCAACTTCCTGCTGCCCTGTCTCCTCATGCTG GTGGTATTTCAGGCATTCGGAGTCAAGGCCTTTGTAGACAAAAACCACTTGATAGacgtgctgctgttgctgctgctgtacgGCTGGGCTGTGATTCCTCTCATGTATCtgctcagcttcctcttctcctctgccgCTACTGCCTACACACGCCTCACCATCTTTAACATGATCACTGGCACGGCGACCTTTCTGGCTGTCACCATCATGACCATCCCAG AGTTGAAGCTGCAGCATCTGTCGCACTTACTGGATAAGGTGTTCCTGATCTTCCCAAACTATTGCCTGGGCATGTCCTTCAGCCAGTTCTACCAGAACTATGAATTCATCTCATTTTGCCCCTCCAATCCCATCAGCCAAGCAGTGTGCAAGTATTTAA ACATCACGTACCAGACAAACTACTTCTCCATGTCGGAGCCTGGCGTGGGACGCTTCCTCGTGGCCTTCTCAGTGCAGGGTGTAGTCTTCATTATTCTGCTGTTCGTCATCGAGCTGCAGTGTGTCCGCACTCTCCGCCGACTCCTCGCCTCCCTGGGCAGGAGACGCAAACAG TTACCTCTGATAGAGGATGCAGCCCTGACTCCAGAGGACAGGGATGTGGCTGACGAGAGGAAGAGGGTCCTGGAGTGCCAGCCAGTAGTAGAGTCTATGGTCGGCAGCCCCCTCATACTGCAGGAGCTCAGCAAG gtGTACAGCAGCGGGCAGAATCTTCTGGCTGTGGACAGGCTGTCTCTAGCAGTAGGAAAAGGAGAGTGCTTCGGCCTCTTGGGCTTCAATGGAGCAGGCAAGACCACAACCTTTAAGATGCTGACAGGTGACGAGTGCGTTACCTCTGGGGACGCCTATATTGACGGATACAGCATCTTGAGGGACATTAAGAAG GTGCAGCAGCGCATCGGGTACTGCCCTCAGTTTGACGCTGTGTTGGACCACATGACAGGAAGAGAAACCCTGAGTATGTATGCCAGGCTGAGAGGAATACCAGAGAGGTATGTGTCTGGCTGCGTGGAGAATGTCCTGAGGTCGCTGCTGCTGGAGCCTCATGCTGATAAACTGGTCCGCAGCTACAG TGGCGGTAACAAGCGGAAGCTGAGTGCAGGGATCGCTCTGATCGGTGGGCCTCCGGTCATATTCCTGGATGAGCCCTCGACCGGGATGGACCCTGTGGCCAGGAGGCTGCTGTGGGACGCTGTTACACGCACACGAGAGTCTGGAAAGGCCATAATCATCACTTCTCATAG CATGGAGGAGTGTGAGGCCCTGTGCACCAGGCTGGCAGTGATGGTCAACGGTCAGTTCAAGTGCCTCGGGAGCCCCCAACACCTGAAGAGCAAGTTCGGCAGCGGCTACACTCTGCTGGCTAAAGTTCACATAGAGGCCGAGCTGGAGGACAGCGACCTGCAGCTGTTCAAAGACTTCATCGAAAGTACCTTCCCAG GAAGTCAACTGAAGGACGAGCACCAGGGAATGGTGCACTACCATTTGACTGACAAAACACTGACCTGGGCCCAG GTGTTTGGCACTTTGGAGGCGGCCAAAGAGAAATACCGCATCGAAGACTACTGTGTGAGCCAGATATCACTGGAGCAGGTTTTCCTCAGTTTTGCCCAGTTCCAGCactgcacagagagggagaggaagtga